Proteins found in one uncultured Desulfuromonas sp. genomic segment:
- the grpE gene encoding nucleotide exchange factor GrpE has translation MSKKKNPEVEELQTPLESEVVEETPQDEDALAQDEASDALETLKAELAETRNEVEQQKENYLRTRAEMENFRRRMQREKEELSKFANESILREILPVIDNLERAVSHAKENEADASSLLDGVEMTLSQFQKVLEKFNVIPVDAHGKPFDPACHEAMGQQENADCEPNTVVQVLQSGYMLNDRLLRPALVMVSKAAASHEAEADK, from the coding sequence GTGTCAAAAAAGAAAAACCCGGAAGTTGAAGAGCTGCAAACGCCTCTGGAATCAGAAGTTGTCGAAGAGACACCGCAGGACGAAGATGCGCTTGCCCAAGATGAAGCATCTGATGCCCTGGAGACGCTGAAAGCTGAATTGGCTGAAACCCGCAACGAGGTGGAACAGCAGAAGGAAAACTATTTGCGCACCCGGGCGGAGATGGAAAATTTCCGTCGCCGCATGCAGCGGGAAAAAGAGGAGTTGAGCAAATTTGCCAACGAGTCCATCCTGCGTGAAATTCTGCCGGTGATTGATAATCTGGAACGCGCCGTGAGTCATGCCAAGGAAAACGAAGCCGATGCTTCGAGCCTGCTCGATGGTGTGGAGATGACACTGAGTCAGTTTCAGAAGGTGCTGGAGAAGTTCAATGTGATCCCGGTGGATGCGCATGGCAAGCCGTTTGACCCGGCCTGTCATGAAGCTATGGGTCAACAGGAGAATGCCGACTGTGAACCTAATACCGTTGTTCAAGTGCTTCAATCCGGCTATATGCTCAATGATCGTTTGCTGCGCCCGGCCCTGGTCATGGTTTCCAAGGCTGCAGCAAGCCACGAAGCCGAAGCAGATAAATAA
- a CDS encoding penicillin-binding protein activator, whose product MIKRFSHSVLMLMVVICCVATAAQAVQLAASNDATLSIDPAFRMYQRGENNQALSFLRSYLLDHADSPHLDSAYLLMARVLLDEHKAADALFYLQRIEPQQQTSEATLLRVAALQQLGQLDDAEPLFGQLSEENFFGDDLALYYRCRADYLQNRGQALQALMVLSLAFQYTDNRFHQGFYDQVQQVLSDLDRDLVTEAAFMFADTPLKDVVILYQARQALEAGDVQHARYLVQPLVRQTGLIDVQIAAANMLDEIDGTPWYQRAIGVVLPLSGRYAPFGELVKQGIELAVKNSSAPIQVFYQDSGADPQSAADAVRRLVRAQRVMAVIGPLTGDAAMLAVQEAEKAQVPIITLSYRDGLPQLGRYVFRNSLTPQQQVDALAEYAIEELGLNTYAILSPGNKMGQQYAQLFRQAIEKRGGDIEHQRSYGDSATDFRRQLLLLKGEDPDAPQDVEPKAVDEEGEELVVEEEKESESLPNVDFEGLFIPDYADSVALIAPQIAYYGIENVQLLGINGWNSPQLIDQAGRYVRGSIICDGFFAQSPDAPVKQFVERYQRVYGETPSILEAQGYDSARLLLKILADSAITTPQQLQQHLYQEKSFDGVTGLQGFDRQGEAQRALFMLKFGRKQLWQLRGLPEPTPSVEMVPIFE is encoded by the coding sequence ATGATAAAACGGTTTAGTCATTCGGTGTTGATGTTGATGGTCGTGATCTGCTGTGTGGCAACGGCGGCGCAGGCCGTCCAATTGGCCGCCAGCAACGACGCGACTCTCTCCATAGATCCCGCCTTTCGTATGTACCAGCGTGGAGAGAACAATCAGGCCCTCTCTTTTTTGCGCAGCTATCTGCTGGACCATGCCGACAGTCCCCACCTGGACAGTGCCTATCTGCTGATGGCGCGGGTTCTTCTCGATGAGCACAAAGCTGCGGATGCATTGTTTTATCTGCAACGGATCGAACCGCAGCAGCAGACCAGTGAAGCCACCTTGTTACGCGTGGCGGCTCTCCAGCAGCTTGGTCAACTGGATGATGCTGAGCCGCTGTTTGGTCAGCTTTCCGAGGAAAATTTTTTCGGCGATGACCTGGCGTTGTATTACCGCTGTCGGGCCGATTATTTGCAAAACCGCGGTCAGGCGCTTCAGGCGCTCATGGTTCTGAGCCTGGCGTTTCAATATACCGACAACCGTTTTCATCAGGGGTTTTATGACCAGGTTCAACAGGTTCTCAGTGACCTGGATCGTGACTTGGTGACCGAAGCGGCATTTATGTTTGCCGATACGCCGCTAAAAGATGTGGTGATTCTTTATCAGGCCCGTCAGGCGCTGGAGGCCGGTGACGTGCAGCATGCCCGTTATCTGGTCCAGCCCCTCGTCCGTCAGACCGGTCTTATTGATGTGCAAATTGCCGCGGCCAATATGCTGGATGAGATTGACGGCACGCCTTGGTATCAGCGAGCCATTGGTGTGGTACTGCCGTTGTCGGGGCGCTACGCCCCTTTCGGCGAGTTGGTGAAGCAGGGTATCGAATTGGCGGTAAAGAACAGTTCCGCGCCGATTCAGGTGTTTTATCAGGACAGTGGCGCCGATCCACAGTCTGCGGCGGATGCGGTGCGTCGTCTGGTGCGTGCGCAACGGGTGATGGCCGTGATCGGACCGCTTACCGGCGATGCCGCCATGCTGGCGGTTCAGGAAGCGGAAAAAGCGCAGGTACCGATTATTACTCTGTCCTACCGCGATGGTTTGCCGCAACTGGGGCGTTATGTCTTTCGTAACTCCCTGACGCCGCAACAGCAGGTCGACGCTCTGGCTGAGTATGCTATTGAGGAGCTGGGTCTCAACACCTATGCGATTCTCTCTCCCGGCAACAAGATGGGGCAACAGTACGCGCAACTGTTTAGACAGGCGATCGAGAAGCGCGGCGGAGATATTGAACATCAGCGCTCCTATGGTGACTCGGCCACGGATTTTCGTCGGCAGCTGTTGTTGCTCAAAGGCGAAGACCCCGACGCTCCCCAGGATGTTGAACCGAAAGCCGTTGACGAAGAGGGTGAAGAACTGGTTGTTGAGGAAGAAAAGGAGAGTGAGAGCTTACCTAATGTTGATTTTGAGGGGCTTTTTATTCCCGACTATGCCGACAGCGTTGCTCTGATTGCGCCGCAAATTGCTTATTACGGTATTGAGAATGTTCAATTGCTCGGCATCAACGGCTGGAATTCACCACAATTGATCGACCAGGCGGGCCGTTATGTTCGCGGCAGTATTATCTGCGATGGTTTTTTTGCCCAGAGCCCTGATGCGCCGGTGAAGCAATTTGTTGAGCGCTATCAGCGGGTGTACGGTGAAACGCCATCGATTCTCGAAGCGCAGGGGTATGACAGTGCCCGTCTGCTGCTGAAGATTCTAGCGGATTCGGCCATTACCACCCCACAACAGCTTCAGCAGCATCTGTATCAGGAAAAGTCGTTTGACGGCGTAACCGGTCTGCAGGGCTTTGATCGTCAGGGGGAGGCGCAGCGCGCCTTATTCATGCTCAAGTTCGGTCGCAAACAACTGTGGCAGTTACGCGGCCTGCCTGAACCGACGCCATCTGTTGAGATGGTACCGATTTTTGAATAG
- the dnaJ gene encoding molecular chaperone DnaJ, translating into MSKRDYYEVLGVNRNASEAEIKKAYRRLAVKYHPDKNPGDQEAEDKFKELSEAYAVLVDNQKRATYDQFGHAGMEGGGGYSSGGFSGSPFEDIFGDIFGDIFSGGGSSRRSRGQRGDDLRYNLEVSFEEAAFGTEKSVKIPRHHSCEACGGSGAKAGTSPSTCSTCNGMGQVRYQQGFFQMTRPCPDCGGSGTQINDPCPECRGTGRVKAKRSLSLKIPAGVEAGTRLKLTGEGESGVNGGPPGDLYVVISVAEHPIFKREGRDVICETPISFVQAALGCELDVPTLDGKVKLKVPAGTQSGKVLKLSGKGISDIRGYRRGDQLVVLRVETPTQLTSRQKELLEEFAREGGEEVNPLGKGFFEKVKEMFD; encoded by the coding sequence TTGTCAAAGCGGGATTACTACGAGGTCCTGGGCGTCAATAGAAACGCCAGTGAAGCTGAAATTAAGAAAGCCTACCGTCGTCTGGCGGTCAAGTATCATCCGGATAAAAATCCCGGAGATCAAGAGGCTGAAGATAAGTTTAAAGAGCTTTCCGAGGCGTATGCCGTCCTGGTGGACAACCAGAAACGGGCCACCTACGATCAATTCGGGCATGCCGGTATGGAGGGTGGCGGAGGATACTCCTCCGGCGGTTTCAGCGGCAGTCCGTTTGAAGATATTTTCGGCGATATTTTCGGTGATATTTTCAGTGGTGGCGGTAGTTCGCGGCGCAGCCGCGGCCAGCGTGGCGACGATCTGCGTTACAACCTTGAAGTGAGCTTTGAAGAGGCGGCCTTCGGCACGGAAAAATCGGTAAAAATCCCCCGCCATCACAGCTGTGAAGCCTGTGGCGGCAGCGGTGCCAAAGCGGGTACGAGTCCATCGACCTGTTCGACCTGTAATGGGATGGGTCAGGTCCGTTACCAGCAGGGCTTTTTCCAGATGACCCGCCCCTGCCCCGATTGTGGTGGCAGTGGTACCCAGATCAATGACCCCTGTCCTGAATGTCGTGGCACCGGTCGTGTGAAAGCTAAGCGCAGCCTGTCGCTGAAGATCCCTGCCGGTGTTGAAGCCGGCACCCGACTCAAGCTGACCGGCGAAGGGGAAAGCGGTGTCAATGGTGGTCCTCCCGGTGATCTTTATGTGGTGATCTCTGTTGCCGAGCATCCGATCTTTAAACGCGAAGGGCGTGATGTCATTTGCGAAACGCCCATCTCATTTGTGCAGGCCGCCCTCGGCTGTGAACTTGATGTGCCGACTCTGGACGGCAAGGTGAAACTGAAGGTTCCGGCGGGAACTCAATCCGGCAAGGTTCTTAAGCTGTCCGGCAAGGGGATTTCCGACATTCGTGGCTACCGGCGCGGTGATCAGCTGGTGGTCCTCCGTGTCGAGACGCCAACACAGTTAACCTCACGCCAGAAAGAATTGCTTGAGGAGTTTGCCCGTGAAGGTGGCGAAGAGGTTAACCCGTTGGGCAAGGGCTTTTTTGAAAAAGTTAAAGAGATGTTTGATTAG
- the nhaD gene encoding sodium:proton antiporter NhaD — MKSLFTLLFILLAVPAFASGGGGHEIPDLTGSVLGILSLILFVGAYSLVIMEEQLHMRKSKPVLLAAGVIWVLVAFAYKHIDPAMPHEAIKHNLIEYAELFLFLLSAMTYINAMEERNVFQALRSWLVSRGFSLRVIFWLTGLLAFLISPIADNLTTALLMGAVVMAVGGSNQRFVVMACINVVVGANAGGAFSPFGDITTLMVWQKGMVDFGEFFALFLPSLVNWLVPALIMNFMISKETPQALDEMVSMKFGAKRVMVLFLCTIVTAVSFHNFLHLPPAAGMMLGLGYLGMFSYYIKRKEHAALMADGPMDMTSEESHHGFDLFRKIARAEWDTLLFFYGVILCVGGLGQFGYLAMASQAMYTGLGPFQANVLVGLLSAIVDNIPVMFAVLTMEPHMSHGHWLLVTLTAGVGGSLLSIGSAAGVALMGTARGIYTFGRHLVFTPAIALGYAASIALHMWINASHFH, encoded by the coding sequence TTGAAAAGCTTGTTTACACTCTTGTTCATCCTGTTGGCAGTGCCCGCGTTTGCCAGTGGAGGAGGCGGTCATGAGATTCCTGACCTGACTGGAAGCGTTCTTGGGATTCTGTCTCTGATTCTCTTCGTGGGGGCCTATAGTCTGGTCATCATGGAAGAGCAACTGCACATGCGCAAAAGTAAGCCGGTTTTGCTGGCCGCTGGTGTCATCTGGGTTCTGGTTGCCTTTGCCTACAAGCATATTGATCCGGCAATGCCGCATGAAGCGATTAAACACAACCTGATCGAGTACGCGGAACTGTTTCTGTTCCTGCTCTCAGCCATGACCTACATCAATGCCATGGAAGAGCGCAACGTCTTCCAGGCGCTGCGTTCCTGGCTTGTTTCTCGCGGCTTTTCACTGCGGGTTATCTTCTGGTTGACCGGCCTGCTGGCCTTCCTGATCTCGCCGATTGCTGACAACCTGACCACGGCTCTGCTCATGGGTGCGGTTGTTATGGCTGTCGGTGGTTCCAACCAGCGCTTCGTCGTTATGGCCTGTATCAACGTTGTCGTCGGTGCCAATGCCGGCGGCGCGTTTTCTCCGTTTGGAGATATCACCACGCTGATGGTCTGGCAAAAAGGGATGGTTGATTTCGGTGAATTCTTCGCTTTGTTCCTGCCTTCTCTGGTCAACTGGTTGGTGCCGGCCCTGATCATGAACTTTATGATCAGCAAAGAAACTCCTCAGGCTCTTGACGAAATGGTTAGCATGAAGTTTGGCGCCAAGCGCGTCATGGTTCTGTTTCTGTGCACCATCGTTACGGCGGTTTCTTTCCATAACTTTCTGCATCTGCCCCCTGCGGCCGGTATGATGCTGGGTCTTGGCTATCTGGGCATGTTCTCCTATTACATCAAGCGCAAAGAGCATGCTGCGCTGATGGCGGACGGTCCGATGGATATGACCAGCGAAGAGAGCCATCACGGTTTTGACCTGTTCCGCAAGATTGCCCGCGCGGAGTGGGATACGCTGCTGTTTTTCTACGGTGTTATCCTCTGTGTCGGCGGTCTTGGTCAGTTTGGTTACCTGGCCATGGCTTCTCAAGCCATGTATACAGGGCTGGGTCCGTTCCAGGCCAATGTTCTGGTTGGTCTTTTGTCGGCCATTGTTGACAACATCCCGGTTATGTTTGCCGTATTGACCATGGAGCCACATATGTCTCATGGTCACTGGCTGCTGGTGACTCTGACCGCCGGTGTTGGCGGCAGTCTGCTGTCCATCGGTTCCGCAGCCGGTGTTGCCCTGATGGGTACCGCACGCGGTATCTACACCTTTGGCCGTCACCTGGTGTTTACCCCGGCGATTGCTCTGGGCTATGCTGCCAGTATTGCTCTGCATATGTGGATTAATGCCAGTCATTTTCACTAG
- the hrcA gene encoding heat-inducible transcriptional repressor HrcA, translating to MLTELVVAGLSGFRITRIVMELNERSLSILEAIVEGHIASGEPMGSRTIARQQKMPLSPATVRNVMSDLEEMGYIISPHTSAGRIPTDKGYRFYVDTMLRVRNLSEAEQRNIDAFCQSDNLRTQELLKKAGRILSSMSSYTGLVLAPRFDATIFRHIEFLPLSQGRLLVILVSRSGLVQNKVIELDGDMPSAHELEQIMNYLNSSLSGMTIQQVRSRLVEQMREEKARYDELMCHALALSTKVFDSDMEDDVIIEGVSNVLNQPEFSDIERMRRLFEAFEQKHHLIDLLDKSQQAEGVQIYIGSQSEYQEFDGCSLITAKYTRGDQILGSLGVIGPSRMAYSQVVPVVDYTARLVSRVLQIESE from the coding sequence GTGCTAACAGAGCTTGTTGTTGCCGGTTTATCCGGCTTTCGTATTACGCGGATCGTCATGGAACTCAATGAACGCAGTCTGAGTATTCTGGAAGCCATTGTCGAAGGGCATATCGCTTCCGGAGAACCGATGGGATCACGGACCATCGCCCGACAGCAAAAAATGCCGCTGTCGCCGGCAACGGTGCGTAATGTCATGTCGGACCTGGAGGAGATGGGCTATATTATTTCGCCCCATACCTCGGCAGGGCGCATTCCCACGGATAAAGGCTACCGGTTCTATGTGGATACGATGTTGCGGGTGCGTAATCTCAGCGAGGCGGAACAACGGAATATCGATGCGTTCTGCCAGTCGGATAATTTGCGCACACAAGAGTTGCTGAAAAAAGCCGGACGCATTTTGTCGAGCATGTCGAGTTATACCGGGCTTGTGCTGGCACCGCGCTTTGACGCGACGATCTTTCGCCACATTGAGTTCTTGCCTTTGTCGCAAGGGCGGTTGCTGGTGATTCTGGTGTCGCGTTCAGGTCTGGTACAGAACAAAGTGATTGAGCTGGACGGCGACATGCCCAGTGCTCATGAGCTGGAACAGATCATGAATTATCTCAACAGCTCGTTGAGCGGTATGACCATTCAGCAGGTGCGTTCGCGCCTTGTTGAACAGATGCGCGAAGAAAAAGCACGCTACGATGAGCTGATGTGTCATGCCTTGGCGTTGTCGACCAAAGTGTTTGACAGTGACATGGAAGATGATGTGATCATCGAAGGCGTTTCCAATGTTCTCAACCAGCCGGAGTTTTCCGATATTGAACGGATGCGCCGTCTGTTTGAGGCCTTTGAGCAAAAACACCACCTGATCGATCTGCTGGACAAAAGTCAGCAGGCGGAAGGGGTGCAGATTTATATCGGCAGTCAGTCGGAGTATCAGGAGTTTGATGGATGCAGCCTGATTACGGCGAAATATACCCGCGGTGATCAGATTCTTGGCAGCCTCGGTGTCATCGGGCCGAGCCGTATGGCCTATTCGCAAGTGGTGCCGGTGGTTGATTATACGGCACGGCTGGTGAGTCGTGTTTTGCAAATAGAGTCGGAATAG
- the dnaK gene encoding molecular chaperone DnaK — MGKVIGIDLGTTNSCVSVMEGGEPTVIANAEGARTTPSMVAFAENGERLVGQQAKRQAVTNPENTLFAIKRLIGRKFDSDAVQKDIEISPFKIIKADNGDAWVEARDKKYSAPEISAMILQKMKQSAADYLGEEVTEAVITVPAYFNDSQRQATKDAGKIAGLEVLRIINEPTAAALAYGLDKEGDEKIAVFDLGGGTFDVSILELGDGVFEVKSTNGDTFLGGEDFDQRIIDYLADEFIKEQGIDLRGDKMALQRLKEAAEKAKCELSSSMETDINLPFITADQSGPKHMNVKLSRSKLESICGDLLDNLEAPCRTALKDAGLSASEIGEVILVGGMTRMPAVQEKVKGIFGKAPNKGVNPDEVVSIGAAIQGGVLKGDVKDVLLLDVTPLSLGIETLGGVMTKLIEKNTTIPCKKSQIFSTAADNQPAVSVHVLQGEREMANDNKTIGRFELADIPPAPRGVPQIEVTFDLDANGIISVSAKDMGTGKEQSIKITASSGLSDEEIEKMVKDAEMHSSEDKKKRELIEARNQADSLVYSTEKSLKDHGDKVDEETKGNIEKALEDLKKAMEGDDAEAINKAVEALAQASHKLAEAMYADAQQEAGAEGGAEEAAAGGDEDVVDAEFEEVDDDKKK; from the coding sequence ATGGGTAAAGTAATTGGTATTGACCTGGGGACCACAAACTCCTGTGTGTCTGTTATGGAAGGTGGCGAGCCCACTGTTATTGCAAACGCTGAAGGTGCCCGCACGACACCGTCGATGGTTGCTTTTGCCGAAAACGGTGAGCGTCTGGTTGGTCAGCAGGCCAAACGTCAGGCGGTAACCAACCCGGAAAACACCCTGTTTGCCATCAAGCGCCTGATCGGGCGTAAATTTGATTCAGATGCGGTTCAGAAGGATATCGAAATCAGTCCGTTCAAGATTATCAAGGCGGACAACGGCGATGCCTGGGTTGAAGCGCGCGATAAAAAATACAGTGCTCCGGAAATCTCTGCGATGATCCTGCAGAAGATGAAGCAGTCTGCTGCGGACTACCTCGGTGAAGAGGTCACGGAAGCGGTTATCACAGTTCCGGCCTATTTCAACGATTCGCAGCGTCAGGCCACCAAAGATGCCGGTAAGATCGCCGGTCTGGAAGTGTTGCGTATTATCAACGAGCCGACTGCAGCAGCTCTGGCATACGGCCTTGATAAAGAGGGTGATGAGAAGATCGCGGTCTTTGACCTCGGTGGCGGTACCTTTGACGTGTCCATTCTTGAGCTGGGTGACGGGGTCTTCGAGGTTAAGTCTACCAACGGTGATACCTTCCTCGGTGGTGAGGACTTTGATCAGCGGATTATCGACTACTTGGCCGATGAGTTTATCAAAGAGCAGGGCATTGACCTGCGCGGCGACAAAATGGCTCTGCAACGTCTCAAGGAAGCTGCGGAAAAGGCCAAGTGCGAGTTGTCCTCCTCCATGGAGACCGATATCAACCTGCCGTTCATTACGGCCGACCAAAGCGGTCCCAAGCACATGAACGTTAAGCTGAGCCGTTCCAAGCTGGAAAGTATCTGCGGTGATCTGCTTGACAACCTCGAGGCTCCCTGCCGCACCGCGTTGAAAGACGCCGGTTTGTCGGCCTCGGAGATTGGTGAAGTTATTCTCGTCGGTGGTATGACCCGGATGCCGGCGGTCCAGGAAAAAGTGAAAGGGATTTTTGGTAAAGCTCCGAACAAAGGGGTAAACCCGGACGAGGTGGTGTCCATCGGCGCGGCAATCCAGGGCGGCGTCCTCAAAGGGGATGTTAAAGATGTTCTGCTGCTCGACGTCACCCCGCTGTCACTGGGCATTGAGACCCTTGGCGGTGTCATGACCAAGCTGATTGAGAAGAACACCACCATCCCGTGCAAGAAAAGTCAGATTTTCTCTACCGCTGCCGACAACCAACCGGCAGTATCGGTTCACGTTCTGCAAGGTGAGCGGGAGATGGCTAACGACAACAAGACCATCGGTCGCTTTGAGTTGGCTGATATTCCGCCGGCACCGCGTGGTGTTCCTCAGATTGAGGTGACTTTTGACCTGGATGCCAATGGCATTATCAGTGTTTCGGCCAAGGATATGGGCACCGGTAAGGAACAGTCCATCAAGATCACGGCCTCTTCCGGTCTCAGTGATGAAGAGATCGAAAAGATGGTCAAGGATGCCGAAATGCATTCTTCTGAAGACAAGAAGAAGCGTGAGTTGATTGAGGCGCGTAATCAGGCCGACAGCCTGGTCTACAGTACCGAAAAATCTCTCAAAGACCATGGTGATAAGGTGGATGAGGAAACCAAGGGCAATATTGAAAAAGCCTTGGAAGACCTGAAAAAAGCCATGGAAGGTGATGACGCCGAGGCGATTAACAAGGCGGTTGAAGCGCTGGCGCAAGCGTCTCATAAACTGGCCGAAGCCATGTATGCCGATGCTCAGCAGGAAGCTGGCGCTGAAGGTGGTGCAGAAGAAGCGGCTGCCGGTGGCGATGAAGACGTGGTTGACGCCGAGTTTGAAGAAGTCGACGACGACAAGAAAAAATAG
- a CDS encoding YeeE/YedE family protein — MASYGLIIITGGVVGLLAGHLMFRSDYCMVAMFRDLFLFRQGSMLRFLILQLGLTLLLLELARLGGGLSYDPPPLMKTANLSSMVGGCVFGFGMVLTGSCVVGCLYKTGAGNVLGLCALLSMITGATLYAEIAPWWKQLTASWTLTQQVTVPGSLGIPSWWISAPLLALWLWGVTFWQRTKKLVVPAHAEGYIQPWKTAAGLAVLTVVLCIFTGMPIGITTMYVKMGAWVEQLVLPEHVAATAYFAGKGLNYIPPLMDQVVSGGAGPQLDAIAALQLSVILGILTGAFFSAKRVGEFHWLYRVPKIHYGMSIVGGVLVGLGARLAPGCNVWHVMGGVPFLAWNSFLFVLGLLPGVWLGSKFLLLRLS; from the coding sequence ATGGCTAGTTATGGACTGATTATTATCACCGGTGGAGTGGTCGGACTGTTGGCCGGACATCTGATGTTTCGTTCCGATTACTGCATGGTTGCAATGTTTCGCGACCTGTTTCTTTTTCGCCAGGGCAGCATGCTGCGTTTTCTTATCCTGCAACTGGGCTTAACCCTGCTATTGCTGGAGCTGGCTCGTTTGGGAGGCGGGTTGAGTTATGACCCCCCTCCTCTCATGAAAACAGCAAATTTAAGTAGTATGGTCGGCGGCTGTGTGTTTGGCTTCGGTATGGTATTGACCGGCAGTTGCGTGGTGGGGTGTCTGTATAAAACCGGAGCGGGAAATGTGCTCGGTCTGTGCGCGCTTCTCTCCATGATCACCGGCGCGACTCTCTATGCGGAAATAGCCCCATGGTGGAAGCAATTGACGGCGAGCTGGACGCTGACGCAACAGGTGACGGTTCCCGGCTCCCTCGGCATCCCCTCGTGGTGGATCAGTGCACCGCTGCTCGCCTTATGGCTGTGGGGTGTGACCTTTTGGCAGCGAACAAAAAAACTGGTGGTTCCGGCACACGCTGAGGGCTATATCCAGCCGTGGAAAACAGCCGCAGGGCTGGCCGTTTTGACGGTGGTGCTGTGCATTTTTACCGGCATGCCCATCGGTATTACCACCATGTACGTCAAAATGGGGGCGTGGGTTGAGCAGCTGGTTCTTCCGGAGCATGTTGCAGCGACCGCCTATTTTGCCGGCAAGGGACTCAATTACATTCCGCCACTGATGGATCAGGTGGTTTCAGGCGGTGCGGGGCCGCAACTGGACGCAATTGCTGCTTTGCAACTGTCTGTTATTCTAGGTATATTGACAGGGGCGTTCTTTTCGGCAAAGCGCGTCGGTGAATTCCATTGGCTTTATCGAGTGCCGAAAATACACTATGGAATGTCAATTGTCGGCGGTGTGTTGGTCGGTCTCGGTGCGCGGCTGGCGCCGGGGTGCAATGTTTGGCATGTGATGGGAGGGGTGCCTTTTCTGGCATGGAATTCGTTCTTATTTGTACTGGGTTTGCTTCCCGGTGTGTGGCTGGGCAGCAAGTTTCTGTTGTTGCGCTTGTCCTAG
- the hemW gene encoding radical SAM family heme chaperone HemW: protein MAGLYVHIPFCRQKCPYCDFYSEIGRDTDLAIYVDAVCRDLQHSCAWFRSQPFSSVFFGGGTPSLLEPVQVERILSQVQQCYGVTADVEISMEVNPGTVDYHGLLGYRQAGVNRLSIGVQSFDDDQLRWLQRIHDSRQAISMVDEARRAGFERLNLDLMFALPGQSEATVAQSCHRVAQLGVEHVSIYGLSVEPGTPLAAAEASGRWCPSDEEDYQRQYLTLSEQLACHGFDHYEISNFCRSGEACRHNLGYWQRRPYLGIGAGAHSFLGHGDGERWHCPNDLAAYVTAVRDGRSPRQQIEVFSRDQAISEAAYLALRCRRGVDDREFLSRYGERFSSRFSQAISACGDALHHCGTRYFFEPKDWLLYDFYIEKFLM from the coding sequence GTGGCTGGATTGTATGTCCATATCCCGTTTTGTCGTCAGAAATGTCCCTATTGTGATTTCTACTCAGAAATTGGTCGGGATACAGATCTGGCGATTTACGTTGATGCTGTCTGTCGCGATTTGCAACACAGTTGTGCATGGTTTCGTAGTCAGCCCTTTTCGAGCGTGTTTTTCGGTGGTGGTACGCCCTCGCTGCTTGAGCCGGTTCAGGTGGAACGGATTCTCAGTCAGGTGCAGCAGTGTTATGGGGTGACTGCGGATGTTGAAATTTCCATGGAGGTCAATCCCGGTACTGTTGATTACCATGGTCTGCTGGGCTATCGGCAGGCCGGTGTCAACCGTCTGTCCATCGGTGTGCAATCGTTTGACGATGACCAGCTGCGCTGGCTGCAGCGTATTCATGATTCTCGTCAGGCCATAAGCATGGTTGATGAAGCGCGGCGGGCAGGTTTCGAACGGCTGAATCTGGATCTGATGTTTGCCCTGCCTGGACAGAGCGAAGCCACCGTGGCGCAAAGTTGCCACCGTGTCGCCCAATTGGGGGTTGAGCATGTGTCCATTTATGGTCTGAGCGTTGAACCGGGAACGCCGCTGGCAGCTGCCGAGGCGTCGGGGCGCTGGTGCCCGAGTGACGAGGAGGACTATCAGCGCCAATATCTGACCCTTTCCGAGCAGTTGGCCTGTCACGGTTTTGATCATTATGAGATCTCCAATTTCTGTCGTTCCGGTGAAGCATGTCGGCATAATCTGGGCTATTGGCAACGAAGGCCTTATCTGGGGATTGGTGCCGGAGCACACAGCTTTCTCGGCCACGGGGATGGTGAACGCTGGCACTGTCCGAATGACCTCGCCGCCTATGTGACTGCGGTGCGGGATGGCCGGTCGCCACGACAGCAGATCGAAGTGTTCTCGCGAGACCAGGCGATTTCTGAGGCGGCCTATCTGGCACTGCGCTGTCGTCGGGGTGTTGATGACCGGGAATTTCTCTCCCGCTACGGGGAGCGTTTTTCTAGCCGTTTTTCTCAGGCGATCTCTGCGTGCGGTGACGCGCTTCATCATTGTGGGACACGCTATTTTTTTGAGCCGAAAGACTGGCTTCTCTACGATTTTTACATCGAAAAATTCCTAATGTGA